A region from the Pseudomonas sp. P8_229 genome encodes:
- a CDS encoding MFS transporter, whose translation MPLSLLILALSAFAIGTTEFVIMGLLPDVAADLGVSIPGAGWLVTGYALGVAIGAPFMALATARLPRKAALVALMGIFIVGNLLCAIASDYNVLMFARVVTALCHGAFFGIGSVVAAGLVAPNKRASAVALMFTGLTLANVLGVPLGTALGQEAGWRSTFWAVTVIGVVALIGLIRFLPAKRDEEKLDMRAELAALKGAGIWLSLSMTALFAASVFTLFTYVAPLLGEVTGVSPRGVTWTLMLIGLGLTVGNIIGGKLADKGMAATLIGVFIAMAVVSTVLTWTSVALIPTEITLFLWATACFAAVPALQVNVVTFGKAAPNLVSTLNIGAFNVGNALGAWVGGSVIAHGYGLTTVPLAAAALAVLALLVTLITFRQNGAAGLAPATH comes from the coding sequence ATGCCCCTCTCGCTACTCATCCTGGCCTTGAGCGCCTTCGCCATCGGCACCACCGAGTTCGTCATCATGGGCCTGCTGCCCGATGTGGCGGCCGACCTCGGTGTGTCGATCCCGGGCGCCGGCTGGCTGGTGACCGGTTACGCCCTGGGCGTGGCCATCGGTGCGCCGTTCATGGCACTGGCTACCGCCAGACTGCCGCGCAAGGCTGCACTGGTAGCGCTGATGGGGATTTTCATCGTCGGTAACCTGCTGTGCGCCATCGCCAGTGACTACAACGTGCTGATGTTTGCCCGTGTCGTCACCGCGCTGTGCCACGGTGCGTTCTTCGGTATCGGTTCTGTGGTAGCCGCCGGGCTGGTGGCGCCGAACAAACGGGCGTCGGCGGTGGCGCTGATGTTCACCGGCCTGACCCTGGCCAACGTGCTCGGCGTGCCGCTGGGTACGGCGCTGGGTCAGGAAGCCGGCTGGCGTTCGACCTTCTGGGCCGTGACCGTGATCGGTGTGGTTGCGCTGATTGGCCTGATCCGCTTCCTGCCGGCCAAGCGTGACGAGGAAAAACTCGACATGCGCGCCGAACTCGCCGCCCTCAAAGGCGCCGGCATCTGGCTGTCGCTGAGCATGACCGCGCTGTTCGCCGCGTCCGTATTCACCCTGTTCACCTACGTCGCCCCCCTGCTCGGCGAAGTCACCGGTGTGTCGCCGCGTGGCGTGACCTGGACGCTGATGTTGATCGGCCTGGGCTTGACCGTCGGCAACATCATCGGCGGCAAACTGGCTGACAAAGGCATGGCCGCCACGCTGATCGGCGTGTTCATCGCCATGGCCGTGGTCTCCACCGTGTTGACCTGGACCAGCGTTGCGCTGATCCCGACCGAAATCACCCTGTTTCTTTGGGCCACGGCGTGTTTCGCCGCCGTACCGGCGCTGCAAGTCAACGTGGTGACCTTCGGCAAAGCGGCACCAAACCTGGTCTCGACCCTGAACATCGGCGCGTTCAACGTCGGTAACGCCCTCGGCGCCTGGGTCGGCGGCAGCGTCATCGCCCACGGTTACGGCCTGACCACCGTGCCCCTGGCCGCAGCAGCTCTGGCGGTCCTCGCGCTGCTGGTGACCCTGATCACTTTCCGTCAGAACGGCGCTGCCGGCCTGGCCCCTGCTACCCACTGA
- a CDS encoding metalloregulator ArsR/SmtB family transcription factor — MNLDLDEIIKALAHPVRRDILIWLKDPEAEFPEQIHNHEYGICAGQIDQRCGLSQSTVSAHLATLQRAGLISSQKAGQWHFFKRNEDVIQAFLDAIVKELSAPTRN; from the coding sequence ATGAACCTCGACCTCGACGAAATAATAAAAGCCCTGGCACACCCAGTACGGCGAGACATCCTCATCTGGCTGAAAGACCCCGAAGCCGAGTTTCCGGAGCAGATCCACAACCACGAGTACGGCATCTGCGCCGGGCAGATCGATCAACGCTGCGGCCTCTCGCAGTCGACCGTCTCCGCTCACCTGGCAACCCTGCAACGCGCGGGCCTGATCAGCAGCCAGAAAGCCGGCCAGTGGCACTTCTTCAAGCGCAACGAGGACGTGATCCAGGCGTTCCTCGACGCCATCGTCAAAGAGCTCAGCGCTCCCACAAGGAATTGA
- a CDS encoding ACP phosphodiesterase — MNYLAHLHLGGQRPEQLLGSLYGDFVKGRLQGQFAPQIEAAIQLHRRIDVFTDRHPLVDTALGRFSQTRRRYAGIVLDVFFDHCLARDWTLYADQPLEQFTADVYRVLSSERQLPERLAMIAPHMVANDWLGSYQQFEVLEQVLRGISRRLTRPEELAGAMQELRRLYEPLSEDFRLFYPQLQEFAQTSATQ, encoded by the coding sequence ATGAACTATCTCGCACATTTACACCTCGGAGGCCAGCGCCCCGAGCAATTACTCGGCAGTCTGTATGGCGATTTCGTCAAAGGACGGCTGCAGGGGCAGTTTGCGCCGCAGATTGAAGCGGCGATTCAGTTGCACCGGCGGATTGATGTGTTCACTGATCGCCACCCATTGGTGGACACCGCACTCGGGCGCTTTTCGCAGACCCGTCGGCGCTACGCCGGGATCGTCCTCGATGTGTTTTTCGACCATTGCCTGGCGCGCGACTGGACGCTGTACGCCGATCAGCCGCTGGAGCAGTTCACCGCCGACGTGTACCGCGTGCTGTCGAGTGAACGGCAATTGCCCGAGCGCCTGGCGATGATCGCACCGCACATGGTTGCCAATGACTGGCTGGGTTCGTATCAGCAGTTTGAAGTGCTGGAGCAGGTATTGCGCGGGATCTCCCGGCGCCTGACCCGGCCGGAGGAACTGGCGGGGGCGATGCAGGAATTGCGGCGGTTGTATGAGCCGCTGAGTGAGGATTTCCGCTTGTTCTATCCGCAACTTCAAGAATTTGCACAAACCTCGGCAACACAGTAA
- a CDS encoding lysophospholipid acyltransferase family protein, which yields MSRLRVYARIARVLVVVTLGLTMASVFGVFERLGLAHSMQRRQRWSRFFMARLSNALPFRVTVQGELPKQPMLWVSNHVSWTDIPLLGMLTPLSFLSKAEVRTWPVAGWLAAKAGSLFIRRGSGDSQLIRKQMTRHLQTQHPLLMFPEGTTTDGRSLRTFHGRLLSAAIDSEVMLQPVAIRYLRNGEIDALAPFIGDDDLLSHLMRLFSNDCGDVEVHLLKPIACQGRERAALAFEAQQAVQKALFGTIPEKQTAPMRPAIAA from the coding sequence ATGAGCCGGTTGCGGGTGTACGCGCGAATCGCGCGGGTGCTGGTGGTGGTGACGCTGGGCCTGACCATGGCCAGCGTCTTCGGCGTGTTCGAGCGTCTGGGCCTGGCGCACTCGATGCAACGTCGGCAGCGCTGGTCACGGTTTTTCATGGCGCGCCTGAGCAATGCCCTGCCCTTTCGCGTGACCGTGCAGGGCGAGTTGCCGAAGCAGCCGATGCTGTGGGTCAGCAACCATGTGTCGTGGACCGACATTCCATTGCTGGGCATGCTCACGCCGCTGTCGTTTCTGTCCAAGGCTGAGGTGCGCACCTGGCCGGTGGCCGGTTGGCTGGCGGCCAAGGCTGGCAGTCTGTTCATCCGTCGCGGTTCGGGCGACAGCCAGTTGATCCGCAAACAGATGACCCGCCACCTGCAAACCCAGCATCCGCTGCTGATGTTCCCGGAGGGCACCACCACCGACGGCCGCTCGCTGCGCACCTTTCATGGTCGCCTGCTGTCGGCGGCGATTGATTCCGAGGTGATGCTGCAACCGGTGGCAATCCGTTATCTGCGCAACGGTGAGATCGATGCGCTGGCGCCGTTCATTGGTGACGATGACTTGCTTTCGCACCTGATGCGCCTGTTCAGCAACGATTGCGGCGATGTCGAAGTGCATCTGCTCAAGCCGATTGCCTGTCAGGGGCGCGAGCGTGCGGCGCTGGCGTTTGAAGCGCAGCAGGCGGTGCAGAAGGCATTGTTTGGCACGATCCCGGAGAAACAGACAGCACCAATGCGCCCCGCTATTGCTGCCTGA
- the olsB gene encoding L-ornithine N(alpha)-acyltransferase has product MTQIARISDTGNERRLQAERLIGAEALQQAQALRFNVFSGEFNAKLKGAELGLDMDDYDVHCSHIGVRDLNTGRLVATTRLLDHTAASSLGKFYSEEEFSLHGLAHLKGPILEIGRTCVDPAYRNGGTIAVLWGELAEVLNQGGYSYLMGCASIPMQDGGVQAHAIMQRLRERYLCTEHLRAEPKNPLPSLDIPSNVIAEMPPLLKAYMRLGAKICGEPCWDEDFQVADVFILLKRDELCPRYAKHFKAAV; this is encoded by the coding sequence ATGACTCAGATCGCCCGCATCAGCGACACCGGCAATGAACGCCGCCTGCAAGCCGAACGCCTGATCGGCGCCGAGGCCCTGCAGCAAGCCCAGGCCTTGCGTTTCAACGTGTTCAGCGGCGAGTTCAACGCCAAGCTGAAAGGCGCGGAACTGGGTCTGGACATGGATGACTATGATGTTCACTGCAGCCACATCGGCGTGCGTGACTTGAACACCGGGCGTCTGGTCGCCACCACCCGTTTGCTCGATCACACGGCTGCCAGCAGCCTGGGCAAGTTCTACAGCGAAGAAGAATTCAGCCTGCATGGCCTGGCGCACCTGAAAGGGCCGATCCTAGAAATCGGCCGCACCTGCGTCGACCCGGCCTACCGCAACGGCGGCACCATTGCCGTGCTCTGGGGTGAACTGGCCGAAGTCCTCAACCAGGGTGGCTACAGCTATTTGATGGGTTGCGCGAGCATTCCGATGCAGGACGGCGGCGTGCAGGCCCACGCGATCATGCAGCGCTTGCGCGAACGCTATCTGTGCACCGAACACCTGCGCGCCGAACCGAAAAATCCGCTGCCATCGTTGGATATCCCATCCAACGTGATCGCCGAAATGCCACCGCTGCTCAAGGCCTACATGCGTCTGGGCGCGAAGATCTGCGGCGAGCCGTGCTGGGACGAAGACTTCCAGGTCGCCGACGTGTTCATCCTGCTCAAGCGCGACGAACTCTGCCCGCGTTACGCCAAGCACTTCAAGGCGGCGGTGTGA
- a CDS encoding acyl-CoA dehydrogenase family protein — MPWPSLLESRERLPAVVDLAEGFATLLHQLGSVTPFELAVAGGRRMATPGLAFLVGYQAALRMLWPSAPPSLGALCATEQRSLRPADMQTRLTDLRLNGQKDFVTAGDAADWLLVAARSEEPGESPRLSLAVVYPGEPGVRVERLPALPLMPDISHGRLSLDGALCELLAGDGWDAYVKPFRTLEDIYVLSAMTAWLYGVGQDCGWSQALQLRLLALLAGCSEASRQPPNSPPGHVLLGGLFAQFDALKIEVDQAMANGSPDWAAMWQRDQVVMQLASGARAKRLANALAVG, encoded by the coding sequence ATGCCCTGGCCCAGCCTGCTTGAAAGCCGTGAACGCCTGCCCGCCGTGGTTGATCTGGCGGAAGGTTTCGCCACCTTGCTGCATCAACTGGGCAGCGTGACGCCGTTCGAACTGGCGGTGGCGGGAGGGCGGCGGATGGCGACGCCGGGGCTGGCGTTTCTGGTGGGTTACCAGGCCGCGTTGCGCATGCTCTGGCCGAGCGCACCGCCGAGTCTCGGCGCGTTGTGTGCGACCGAACAGCGCAGCCTGCGCCCGGCGGACATGCAGACGCGCCTGACGGATTTGCGCCTCAACGGGCAAAAGGATTTCGTCACCGCGGGGGATGCGGCGGACTGGCTGCTCGTCGCCGCGCGCAGTGAAGAACCCGGCGAATCGCCGCGCCTGAGTCTGGCGGTGGTGTATCCCGGCGAGCCCGGCGTGCGCGTGGAAAGACTCCCGGCGCTGCCGTTGATGCCGGACATCAGTCATGGTCGGTTGTCTCTGGATGGCGCGCTGTGCGAGTTGCTCGCGGGGGACGGCTGGGATGCTTATGTGAAGCCGTTTCGCACCCTGGAAGACATTTATGTATTGAGCGCGATGACCGCGTGGCTGTATGGCGTCGGTCAGGACTGTGGCTGGTCGCAGGCCCTGCAATTGCGCTTGCTGGCGCTGCTGGCCGGGTGTTCGGAAGCGAGCCGCCAGCCGCCGAACAGTCCGCCCGGGCATGTGTTGCTGGGTGGGTTGTTTGCGCAGTTCGATGCGCTGAAAATCGAGGTCGATCAGGCGATGGCCAATGGCAGTCCCGATTGGGCAGCGATGTGGCAGCGTGATCAGGTGGTGATGCAGTTGGCTTCGGGGGCACGAGCCAAGCGCTTGGCCAACGCTTTGGCGGTGGGCTGA
- a CDS encoding serine hydrolase — translation MFKGLPLFLLLISFTVHAEPWPAEQWPTGPKISGPAAEALESYAFPPRDDTTRKGIRTDALLIIRDGQIIYERYAGPTRAETPHLTWSISKSLMATVLGVAYGEGLFKLDDPVSRFYPVLEKHPAIKVADLLHWASGLDWQEDYEYAPLKSSVVAMLYTRGHRDMPAFTADHDACAPPGQAFRYSSGDSNLLAAALKNMVGPQRYPDYPWTALFEPLGIRHAVWETDAGGTFVASSYAYLTARDLARVGLLMARDGRWNDRQLLPRDWLAFNREPFAGYKAHQDEAVPGGQWWLNRPADGAASPWPDAPSDTFAALGHWGQALYVIPSEKLVIVRYADDRDGSYRHNELLKRVLKAVQP, via the coding sequence ATGTTCAAAGGCCTGCCTCTGTTTCTGCTGCTGATCAGCTTCACCGTTCACGCCGAACCATGGCCTGCTGAACAATGGCCGACCGGCCCGAAGATCAGTGGCCCAGCCGCAGAGGCTTTGGAGAGTTATGCCTTCCCACCCCGCGACGACACCACCCGCAAAGGCATCCGCACCGACGCGCTGCTGATCATCCGCGACGGCCAGATCATCTACGAACGCTACGCCGGTCCGACCCGTGCCGAGACCCCGCACCTGACCTGGTCGATCAGCAAGAGCCTGATGGCCACGGTGCTTGGGGTGGCGTATGGCGAAGGTCTGTTCAAACTGGATGACCCGGTCTCGCGGTTCTATCCGGTGTTGGAAAAACACCCTGCGATCAAAGTGGCTGATCTGCTGCATTGGGCTTCCGGCCTGGACTGGCAGGAAGACTACGAATACGCCCCGCTGAAGTCCTCGGTGGTGGCGATGCTCTACACCCGTGGGCATCGCGACATGCCTGCGTTCACCGCCGATCACGACGCCTGCGCGCCGCCAGGGCAGGCGTTCCGGTACTCCAGTGGTGACAGCAATCTGCTGGCGGCGGCGCTGAAGAACATGGTCGGCCCGCAGCGTTATCCCGACTACCCGTGGACGGCGCTGTTCGAGCCGCTGGGCATTCGCCACGCCGTGTGGGAAACCGATGCCGGCGGCACGTTTGTCGCCTCGTCGTATGCCTACCTCACCGCGCGGGATCTGGCGCGGGTCGGCCTGCTGATGGCCCGCGATGGGCGCTGGAATGATCGGCAGTTGTTGCCCAGGGATTGGCTGGCCTTCAACCGTGAGCCGTTTGCCGGTTACAAGGCGCATCAGGACGAAGCGGTGCCCGGTGGCCAGTGGTGGCTCAATCGCCCGGCGGATGGCGCCGCCTCGCCGTGGCCCGACGCGCCGTCCGACACCTTTGCGGCCCTCGGCCATTGGGGCCAGGCGCTGTATGTGATCCCCAGCGAGAAACTGGTGATCGTGCGTTACGCCGATGATCGCGACGGCAGCTACCGCCACAACGAACTGCTCAAGCGTGTGCTCAAGGCGGTGCAGCCATGA
- a CDS encoding amidase, translating to MKLFKRMLLLVLIVLLGWIWLERDNLWAFPDIISAYTAKEYCSCRYVMSNDAEYCRGYVKQWLPTSAFTDDSASKTITVSGMGRSNRAQWLSERQGCRLNP from the coding sequence ATGAAACTGTTCAAGCGGATGTTGCTGCTGGTATTGATCGTGCTGCTCGGCTGGATCTGGCTCGAGCGGGACAACCTGTGGGCGTTCCCGGACATCATCAGTGCCTACACGGCGAAGGAATATTGTTCGTGTCGCTACGTGATGAGCAACGATGCCGAGTATTGCCGGGGTTATGTGAAGCAGTGGCTGCCCACCAGCGCCTTTACTGATGACAGCGCTAGTAAAACCATCACCGTCAGCGGCATGGGCCGCAGCAACCGCGCGCAGTGGCTGAGCGAACGCCAGGGTTGCCGCCTCAATCCCTGA
- a CDS encoding YceI family protein: MFNRPLYTAFASLLLAAAALPAQANWYLDGESSRLSFVSTKNAHICEVQRFLVLHGKVDPSGRAEIEVELDSINSGIPLRDERMRKELFQIEQFPEATISTQVDLRPINDLAPGAQLELRLPLTVNLHGKQHEYPAELLATRLDDRRFQVVTLEPLVINAEDFDLAPGLDTLRNLAGLSAISLSVPVGAVLIFTAR, from the coding sequence ATGTTCAACCGCCCCCTCTATACAGCCTTCGCCAGTCTGCTGTTGGCCGCTGCCGCGCTGCCGGCGCAGGCCAACTGGTATCTGGACGGCGAGTCGTCGCGGCTGTCGTTTGTCAGCACGAAAAATGCCCACATTTGCGAAGTGCAGCGCTTTCTGGTGCTGCACGGCAAGGTCGACCCCAGCGGCCGCGCCGAGATCGAAGTCGAGCTGGACTCGATCAACAGCGGCATCCCGCTGCGTGACGAGCGCATGCGCAAGGAGTTGTTCCAGATCGAGCAGTTCCCGGAAGCGACCATCAGCACCCAGGTCGACCTGCGCCCGATCAACGATCTGGCGCCTGGCGCGCAGCTGGAATTACGTCTGCCGCTGACCGTCAACTTGCACGGCAAACAGCATGAATACCCGGCGGAGTTGCTGGCCACGCGTCTCGATGATCGGCGTTTTCAAGTGGTGACCCTGGAACCGCTGGTGATCAATGCCGAAGATTTCGATCTGGCGCCGGGACTGGACACCCTGCGCAACCTGGCCGGGTTGTCGGCCATCAGTCTGTCGGTGCCGGTGGGTGCGGTGCTGATCTTCACGGCGCGCTGA
- a CDS encoding phospholipase D-like domain-containing protein, protein MRGAVFPWRDGNRFELLIDGPQFFPRMLVAIARAEEQVELELYLVEAGACAEAVVQALVQAAERGVRVRCLFDDYGSLAFTLHLRQRLIKAGVELRFYNRLNWRRWVGNFYRDHRKLLLIDQRLAVVGGTGVTDEFWTPGQDTSEWHEVMVEITGPLVLDWQILFDRQWIANRHRRAWKPSAHVGLPRLPKVPDMGEGMGRVAYADARQHRDILQSLFRALNSGQKRIWMATPYFLPTWKIRRSLRKAAARGVDVRLLLTGPRTDHPSVRYAGHRYYPRLLKAGVQIFEYQPCFLHLKMVLVDDWVSIGSCNFDHWNLRFNLEANLEALDPSLTAAVVKSFEKDFDLSQQVSLEEWQRRPLWRRVKQRVWGWVDRVVVNILDRRG, encoded by the coding sequence ATGCGCGGCGCGGTGTTCCCATGGCGTGACGGCAACCGTTTCGAACTGTTGATCGACGGCCCGCAATTTTTCCCGCGCATGCTGGTGGCGATTGCCCGCGCCGAAGAACAGGTCGAGCTGGAGTTGTATCTGGTGGAGGCGGGCGCCTGCGCCGAAGCCGTGGTGCAGGCGCTGGTGCAGGCCGCCGAGCGCGGAGTGCGGGTGCGCTGCCTGTTCGATGACTACGGCAGTCTCGCGTTTACCCTGCACCTGCGTCAGCGCCTGATAAAGGCCGGGGTCGAACTGCGTTTCTACAATCGCCTGAACTGGCGGCGCTGGGTCGGCAATTTCTATCGCGATCACCGCAAATTGTTGCTGATCGATCAGCGTCTGGCGGTGGTCGGCGGCACGGGTGTCACTGATGAGTTCTGGACCCCGGGGCAGGACACCAGCGAGTGGCATGAAGTGATGGTCGAAATCACCGGCCCGCTGGTGCTCGACTGGCAGATACTGTTCGACCGCCAATGGATCGCCAACCGCCATCGCCGGGCGTGGAAACCTTCCGCGCACGTCGGCCTGCCACGCTTGCCCAAGGTGCCGGACATGGGTGAGGGCATGGGTCGTGTGGCCTACGCCGATGCCCGCCAGCATCGCGACATTCTGCAATCACTGTTCCGCGCCTTGAACAGCGGGCAGAAACGCATCTGGATGGCCACCCCGTATTTCCTGCCCACCTGGAAAATCCGCCGCTCGCTGCGCAAGGCCGCCGCTCGTGGTGTCGACGTCCGGCTGTTGCTGACCGGGCCCCGCACCGATCACCCGTCGGTGCGTTACGCCGGGCATCGTTACTACCCGCGCCTGCTCAAGGCCGGGGTGCAGATCTTTGAATACCAGCCGTGCTTCCTGCACCTGAAAATGGTCCTGGTGGACGACTGGGTGAGTATCGGTTCGTGCAACTTCGATCACTGGAACCTGCGCTTCAATCTGGAGGCGAATCTGGAGGCACTGGACCCGTCGTTGACGGCAGCGGTGGTCAAGAGTTTCGAGAAGGACTTCGACCTGAGCCAGCAGGTCAGTCTGGAGGAGTGGCAGCGCCGGCCGTTGTGGCGGCGGGTGAAGCAGCGGGTTTGGGGGTGGGTGGATCGGGTGGTGGTGAATATCCTCGATAGACGCGGCTAG
- the bglX gene encoding beta-glucosidase BglX, producing MKKLCLLGLFVSLASHQVLAATTPVPLENKDAFISNLMKQMTLDEKIGQLRLISIGPEMPRELIRKEIAAGNIGGTFNSITRPENRPMQDAAMRSRLKIPMFFAYDVIHGHRTIFPIPLALASSWDMDAIGQSGRIAAKEAAADSLDITFAPMVDISRDPRWGRSSEGFGEDTYLTSRIAKVMVKAYQGDTPSAADSIMASVKHFALYGAVEGGRDYNVVDMSPVKMYQDYLPPYRAAIDAGAGGVMVALNSINGIPATANTWLMNDLLRKDWGFKGLAVSDHGAIFELIKHGVAADGREAAKLAIKAGIDMSMNDTLYGKELPGLLKSGEIEQKDIDNAVREVLAAKYDMGLFKDPYLRIGKAEDDPADTYADSRLHRAEAREVARRSLVLLKNQNDTLPLKKDAKVALVGPLAKAPIDMMGSWAAAGKPAQSVTLFDGMNSVIGDKANLIYARGANITSDKKVLDYLNFLNFDAPEVVDDPRPANVLIDEAVKAAKDADIVVAAVGESRGMSHESSSRTDLNIPENQRELIRALKATGKPLVLVLMNGRPLTILEENQSADAILETWFSGTEGGNAIADVLFGDYNPSGKLPVTFPRSVGQIPTYYNHLSIGRPFTPGKPGNYTSQYFDDTTGPLFPFGYGLSYTSFSLSDMALSSTTLNTTGKLDASVTLKNTGKRDGETVVQLYIQDVTGSMIRPVKELKNFQKVMLKAGEQKVVHFTITEDDLKFYNAQLKYAAEPGKFNVQIGLDSQDVTQQSFELL from the coding sequence ATGAAGAAGCTGTGTTTGCTGGGTCTGTTCGTCAGCCTGGCCAGTCATCAAGTATTGGCCGCCACGACCCCGGTACCCCTGGAAAACAAGGACGCCTTCATCAGCAATCTGATGAAGCAAATGACCCTCGATGAAAAGATCGGCCAGTTACGCCTGATCAGCATCGGCCCGGAAATGCCTCGCGAACTGATCCGCAAAGAGATCGCTGCGGGCAACATCGGCGGTACATTCAACTCGATCACCCGCCCGGAAAACCGTCCGATGCAGGATGCGGCGATGCGCAGCCGCCTGAAGATCCCGATGTTTTTTGCGTACGACGTGATCCACGGTCACCGTACGATTTTCCCGATTCCGCTGGCCCTGGCGTCGAGCTGGGACATGGACGCCATCGGCCAGTCCGGGCGCATTGCCGCCAAAGAGGCCGCCGCCGACAGCCTCGACATCACCTTCGCGCCGATGGTCGACATCTCCCGCGACCCACGCTGGGGCCGCAGCTCCGAAGGTTTCGGTGAAGACACCTACCTGACTTCGCGCATCGCCAAAGTGATGGTCAAGGCCTATCAGGGCGACACCCCGAGCGCGGCCGACAGCATCATGGCGAGCGTCAAGCACTTCGCCCTGTACGGCGCGGTCGAGGGCGGTCGCGACTACAACGTCGTCGACATGAGTCCGGTGAAGATGTACCAGGATTACCTGCCACCGTACCGCGCGGCGATCGACGCCGGCGCCGGTGGGGTGATGGTGGCGTTGAACTCGATCAATGGCATTCCGGCCACGGCCAACACCTGGCTGATGAACGATCTGCTGCGCAAGGACTGGGGCTTCAAGGGCCTGGCGGTCAGCGACCACGGTGCGATCTTCGAACTGATCAAGCACGGCGTAGCCGCCGACGGTCGCGAAGCGGCGAAGCTGGCGATCAAGGCCGGCATCGACATGAGCATGAACGACACGCTGTACGGCAAAGAGCTGCCGGGGCTGCTCAAGTCCGGCGAGATCGAACAGAAGGACATCGACAACGCGGTGCGCGAAGTGCTCGCCGCCAAGTACGACATGGGCCTGTTCAAGGACCCGTACCTGCGCATCGGCAAGGCCGAGGATGATCCGGCCGACACCTACGCCGACAGCCGCCTGCACCGCGCCGAAGCCCGTGAAGTGGCGCGTCGCAGCCTGGTGCTGCTGAAAAACCAGAACGACACGCTGCCGCTGAAGAAAGACGCGAAAGTCGCGCTGGTCGGCCCGCTGGCCAAGGCACCGATCGACATGATGGGCAGCTGGGCGGCGGCCGGTAAGCCGGCGCAGTCGGTCACGCTGTTCGACGGCATGAACTCGGTGATCGGCGACAAGGCGAACCTGATCTACGCCCGTGGCGCCAACATCACCAGCGACAAGAAGGTCCTGGACTACCTGAACTTCCTCAACTTCGACGCGCCGGAAGTGGTCGATGACCCGCGCCCGGCCAACGTGCTGATCGACGAAGCGGTGAAAGCGGCCAAGGACGCTGACATCGTTGTTGCAGCCGTGGGCGAGTCTCGTGGCATGTCCCACGAATCTTCCAGCCGTACCGACCTGAACATTCCGGAAAACCAGCGCGAGCTGATCCGTGCCCTGAAAGCCACCGGCAAGCCACTGGTGCTGGTGCTGATGAATGGCCGACCACTGACCATTCTCGAAGAGAACCAGTCGGCCGACGCGATTCTGGAAACCTGGTTCAGCGGCACCGAGGGCGGCAACGCCATCGCTGACGTGCTGTTCGGCGACTACAACCCGTCGGGCAAATTGCCGGTGACCTTCCCGCGTTCCGTGGGCCAGATCCCGACCTACTACAACCACCTGAGCATTGGCCGGCCGTTCACGCCGGGCAAACCGGGCAACTACACCTCGCAGTATTTCGATGACACCACCGGGCCGCTGTTCCCGTTCGGTTACGGCCTGAGCTACACCAGCTTCAGCCTGAGCGACATGGCGCTGTCATCGACCACGCTGAACACCACCGGCAAGCTCGACGCCAGTGTCACCCTGAAAAACACCGGCAAACGTGACGGCGAAACCGTGGTGCAGTTGTACATTCAGGACGTCACCGGCTCGATGATTCGCCCGGTGAAAGAACTGAAGAACTTCCAGAAAGTCATGCTCAAGGCCGGTGAACAGAAAGTCGTGCACTTCACCATCACCGAGGATGACCTGAAGTTCTACAACGCCCAGCTCAAGTACGCGGCCGAGCCTGGCAAGTTCAACGTGCAGATCGGCCTGGACTCGCAGGACGTGACGCAGCAGAGCTTTGAATTGCTGTAA
- a CDS encoding LemA family protein, translated as MNVSPTYRSRLQIATLLVLATLLTACGINNIPTLDEQAKAAWGQVQNQYQRRADLIPNLVETVRGYAKHEEATLTAVVEARAKATSIQVDASTLDNPEKLKQFQQAQDQLSGALSRLMVVSERYPDLKANQNFLALQSQLEGTENRIAVARRDFILAVQKYNTEIRTFPGRLWHSVMYSDLPIRETFEATTPGAEKAPEVKF; from the coding sequence ATGAATGTCAGTCCAACCTACCGCTCGCGTTTGCAGATCGCCACGCTGCTGGTGCTCGCCACGTTGTTGACCGCGTGTGGCATCAACAACATTCCGACCCTCGACGAGCAGGCCAAAGCAGCCTGGGGCCAGGTACAGAACCAGTACCAGCGCCGTGCCGACCTGATCCCCAATCTGGTGGAAACCGTCAGAGGCTACGCCAAGCATGAAGAGGCGACCCTGACGGCGGTGGTCGAGGCCCGGGCCAAGGCGACGTCGATCCAGGTCGATGCCAGCACCCTCGACAACCCGGAAAAACTCAAGCAGTTCCAGCAGGCTCAGGATCAGTTGAGCGGTGCGTTGAGCCGTCTGATGGTGGTGTCCGAGCGATATCCGGACCTGAAGGCCAATCAGAACTTCCTGGCCCTGCAATCGCAGCTCGAAGGCACGGAAAACCGGATTGCCGTGGCGCGGCGCGATTTCATTCTGGCGGTGCAGAAGTACAACACCGAGATCCGCACCTTTCCCGGTCGCCTCTGGCACAGCGTGATGTACAGCGATCTGCCGATTCGCGAAACCTTTGAAGCCACCACTCCCGGTGCGGAAAAGGCCCCGGAAGTGAAGTTCTGA